The following nucleotide sequence is from Zea mays cultivar B73 chromosome 1, Zm-B73-REFERENCE-NAM-5.0, whole genome shotgun sequence.
CAGGACACATAACTCGGACGACTAGTCGCCCTAGTcgacgattagtcggacgaccagGACGACTAGGTCTTCTAGTCGAGTCGTCCAGCAAATTGTGTCCTAATTGCCGACCAGCCCGATTAATCGTGATTAGTCGGACAACTTGAAATCATTGTCAGTCCATCGCGTCAGTGGCAAGGTTTCTTGGATACGGTAGTGGTTTTGGGACACCGCGGGGCTAGTAGTGCTTGTTGTGGCTAGGTAGAGACAGCGTCTAGGGAGCAGAATAACCATACACGTGAGGAGATAGGGACGATAGCAACACAAGTGATTTATAGTGTGATTGGTTTTGTTGGTGGAATAAGGCACACTTCATGCGTGACGCATGACAAGACACGACACGTGAAACTCGTGTTTTAAAGGAGCAGACATAGTTAAAATTTGAAAAGTTTGATTTGGAACAAAACTAATAGAATGGATGGAGTAATTTTTATTAGATGGCCAAGTAATAATACCATTCTCAATGGGAGTTTCATTAGAGATTTCATGATATTAGTTAGTATGCCCATATAGAAATTTTAAGTACATAAGTACATGACATTGTATTTATTATGAATAGGTGAAACTAGTTTCATCACCATGAAGCTATGTCAACTAGTTTCCAAGGTAATGAAAAGTGTGTAACACCACCATTGAGAGCATTTTATTTTGTCACCATCTATTTTATCTATTTCTATTGGTTATATATGCAACATTGAAGTCACATGTTAGCCTATAAAATCATGCCACTAAAACTCTTCATTAAGAGAgcatattttattttttttatttcattAAACATTATTGACGTGGTAACATTAAAAATGATGTGATAAAACTACAACTGAGAATGGCCTAATAAGACAATTCATGGCAAGTCTAGGCTTGCCAAAATCACAAGACACACATAAAAGAACATGATTTCTTCGCTTTACTATAGCTGTCCCCCTTCCCTTTCCTTTTGCTTTTTTTGGTTGTCTTGTACTTTTCTTGTTTTTCTTTCTAATAAATTAGCTCTGCCAAGAACCAAACTTGGCAACAGACTATTAGGAACCAAAAGCCTCACTGGCTAATAAACAGAGCTGCTAGGCACTGAAGATGACGTTTTGCTGGTAGGATCTTCTGCAACTGCAAGCCCTCCAACTGAACCCTGGACACCAGCGTGACCGGCATGGCCAGCGATTGAAGTCGAAGACGCCCAGTTTACTGACTTCATAAAAAGCATAGACTGGAGAGATACCTTTGCAATTGCAAGACAAACTCCCATACACCATCTCGACTTGTGTAGCCCTCATTGTTCCGACGCATGGAAGCAACTCATGGCCACCAAACTACAGCCCATACAGTTACAAGTTAAATGTAATTCGCAGGATTCTTTTCAACAGCAACAACATCCTTTGTGACATGAAAAAATGACTATTCTCATTCCGATAGCTCTGGCCAGAGTGTTGCAGGGCATCTGATTTTGGCTGTGGCAAAATGCTCACGAACCACGACAATGCCATACTAAGATGCCAGGATCACTCATCGCCATCTCCAGttttttgcttcttccatttgtAAGCAGCTTCTAGGATCTTCAGGTTTGGTGCTAGAGCAACTTCATCAGGGAAAATGTAATCTATATACTCCTCATATCTGAAGGATTAAGCAAATGTCATGTCAGTACATACACTTCCACTGCTCTAGAAAACAAATGAAAAAAGATATACTGCAAACTTTTCGAGAGATATTGTTGTAAGGGAAAACTGCGTAAAGAGCATACGCTATAGTGGAGCCATCTTCTGTAGGGATTGGTCTCTTCCGCTTGACTTTTCTTGGTGCCTTCTTTTGCACTAAGCTGACATCTCCAAGATCACCAAAGTTCACCTCCTTATTAAGCCATTCTTCAAGAAGCATAGCTCTTTCCTCCTTCAACTCTGGGGCACTGGTTCTGAAGTAATCAAATGCCCTTTCAAAGACAGCTGATCATCAAAACACAAGGTGTTAATTTTAGTCTGCAACGAGTCAATAAATGCAAAAACATATATGGTCGTACAAAGTAAGATAGATCTCTAACTCATTATCTACCTCTACATTTTTGAACCCGCTCCATCTGCTGCTCCTGATAACTAACTTCATTCTTTTTCTCCTTGTCTTCACCGTCTTCACCGCCCAAGCCAGCAGAGGCCTCAAACTCAGCATAACTGATCCATACCTTCAAATGTTTTGTCCTATCAAGCAGTCTCTCATATAGTTGCCTTGTCCTCTCAAATTCATTTTCATCAATTTCAAACTGCAAGTACTCCTGCGAGTTAAGAGTAGGACATGAGTTGGTAAGCATCCATATGTAAAATATTGTATTAATCAAATTTAGTACTACTGGAAGTAAATGGCACCAAATGAGTTAATCAACAGCATAAGAAAGATTAATTGACCTTTTCAGAATGTCTCAAATGTCACAGCAAGGTGGACTAATGCTGCATCGAGTAGATTAATTTGCGGAAGTTCTAAATGACACCTAATAAATATCACACAGTATCAACTATCAAATGCATTTTCAGACAGATATTTCAAGCAACCACTCTAAGCAATTCAGAAGGGCTTATTCCCTCCTGCCCTTGGTGTTTGGTCCCTGTGGAACCATCGCAACACCTGTGTGTTTGATTGATGATGTATCTCCACATTTGGAGAGAACTTTTTTGCTCCCTAGTGAGGACTGAGTCTCACTTCTGTGCTCTGGACAGGGCTTGAGTGTTTCATACTTCTCTGCCTTTTTTTCATAGTTGTTAGAGCATGTACAGTGCAGTGATTAGCAGGGCGCTCATGGATGATTATGATAAAGTGACACCGTGTTGGAGACCAGGAAGAGCCTACTAGGAGCCGCACACTTAACGTTCTGTTCCATTCATGGATGAAACAACCGAACAAGAGCATACAGTAGTAAAAGTGAGTTGGAGCCAAACTGTGGGTTAATGGACTCTTAAACAAGCTCTTAAGATTATAAGCTAATTTTAACAGTGTCCATTGGAGGCCGTGGCTTCTTCATAGACTCTTGATGATGTATCATACATTCACCCTTAAGACTCAAGAGCATAAGGGTCTTTGCATCGCATGTGCCCTTAGGTTTGATCAAGGCCATGTTTTGTTTTAGAAAAGGGGAAAAGGCACataattgcatatgttagcatgaGTAGGTTTGTGTGTTGTTACGACTCTCCCCCcattttcttcttcttaatacaattgTACACAGCTCTCCTGCATGCTCAAGGAAAAGAAATAAACACCTATGTTCGACCCTCCTAGAAACTGGCAGACAAATCCAACAGAAATAACAGTATAGGTGTTTTCACTTCCCAGTTACTTACACTACAATCAGACTTACAATTTTGCTAAGGTATTAATAAACACCAAGTAGTAACTTAGTAAGTGTCAGGACCCAAGAGGACCGTTACCGTGCCGCTACAGTGACGGTGGTACTGTAGCGCGCCTTAGGTTGGTTAGATAAAGATAAGGCTAGTTTGGGATAAGATTAGATCTAGTGCTTAGAGGTCAGGTAACCCTCTCTATGTAAGGAGGGACTGTATCAATTGAAGATAAGCAAGAGATTAGAAGGAAATCCCTTCTTTCTTGCCGGCCATGGGGAAATCCCTGTGGCCAGCCTCCCTAacgcccctaaccctagccgtcaCCCTCAAACCCTCGCAGCCATCTGCCGCCCATAACAATCTGGTATCGAAGACCTCGCCGATCCTAGGATGTTCGGCGACCCTCCCTAGTTTTTTGTTCCCCCGACGACCTCcggagcagcagcagccaccagcaCGTCGCCAACCGTGCCCGTGTCGCAGGACTCCTTCATGGCATTTCAGCGGAAGGTGCAGGATTCCCAGATGTTGATCATCAGCCACTTGTCGACGCTGACCACCCAGCTGGGGGCAATCGAGGTCCGGTCCGCACGCCTGGCAGCCGTTGCGAGCCAACCGTTGCCCTCTGCGCCGCCCCTGCTACCGTATGACGGTATGACCTGCCATGGTTTGGGGCCATTCCGGCCCTTCCGGCGTCGGTTCTAGTCATCCCGGAGGTCTTCTCTGTGCCGCATGTCCTGCCTGCGAGTTCGGTGCCTGGCCCTTTTTCGCAGCTGGTCAACTGTCCATCGTCGCAACCGTCCAGCAGGCTCCTGGCCGCCGAGGAGAGCAGCAGTCCGGGGCCGCTTCCCACCACTCCATCGATCTCGTTGTTCACCGTCCCCATGTTTGTGCCGCCACAGCAGCACTATGATGGTGTCTGCTACGGGGGCGTGGATGGCATCCGGGCATCGACGGCGCAGCTACAGCCGACAACACGCTGCCTCCTAGCACGTTGGTAATGACAGCGCCCCATCTTCAAGCGGCGGCGCTCAGTCGTCCCAGCAACCTTGTAGCAGCTTGCGGATTGGAAGGTGATTGCGCGGGTGAGTGCCTGCAAGGTGTCTGCGACAGTGAGGCTACAGGCTGCGGCACGTGGCCTCCTAGTGCTTCGGCGGCTGCAGGGGGTGCACCGACAGATACTCGAGGCAGCCTTGGTGGCGGTTAGGGCTGACAATGGGCctcaaattttacactataaaacttaaggatcgaatcggattaggatcgggatttgtttctattcatttttgaactagaaATAATTTAGGGCCTAACAAATTGTGAAGAGGCATTTGGatcgcgatccattaccacccctagtggCGGTTGACCTCGACACATAGGGGCGCAACCTCGCCCTGTCATACAGCCATCAGCATCCGCGCCGGCCTGCTGTCTCCAAGTGCGAGCATGGTGCGTGTCCCGCAGGTGACACACTTCAACTCTACAACAACGACGGTAGGGAAGGCACTCCCCTCCTTGTCATCGACGAGGGAGCACTGCTTAGCACCACCACATTCCGCTGTCGACCGCCACGAGGGCTCCTCCGCTGGTCATTGTTGTGACCTATTCTAGGTGGCCATCCATGTGCTCCACTTTCGTCCagatggcgtccatgggatccaggTGGCTGCACACATGCAGGTCCATGCGCGGAGGGTGTCCGCCTTAGCTTAAAGGGTCAAAAATAAAGAGTCATGGTCTAATTCAGATTCGGAATAATAAaataagccgagatgtaaaagacTTCTTCGTAGGTGTTTGGTTTGTGTCTAGCGGAGTCATCGTTAGGTTGCAGTTCGAGGACGACCTGTTTATCCAGAAGGGGTGTAATATCAGGGCCCAAGAGGGCCCACTATAGTGACAGCGGTACTGTAGCACGCCCTTAGGTTGGTTAGATAAAGATAAGGCTAACTTGGGATAAGATTAgaattagagataagattagatctAGTGCTTACAGGTCAAGTAACTCTATATAAGGAGAGGGATTGTATAAGCAAGAGATTAGAAGGAAATCCCTTCTCTCTTGCCAGCCGTGGGGAAAACCCTGCGGTCGGCCTCCCCAGCGCCCCTAACCCTAGCTGTCACCCTCAAACCCTCGCAGTCATCTGCCGCCCATAACAGTAAGGCTAGAGAAAAAACCCAAAAAAATAAACAAAATTGCACATTAACTTACACAAAAGACAAACAAACTACAGCAGCCTAGGCAAGCATGTGTAAGATTAAAAAATGCAATTCGAACAAAACAATTTATAATCAAATAAACTAAGGAATTCCAAAACTGACATAGCAGAGCAAAAGTACTTCCATAAACTAGCTCTGATAACATAGGTTTCAATGTAGAAGCATTGATGAAATTATATTTTATAAATCACACCTCATGATGTCTTTATGTCTAGTAATGGATATAATACGAAAGAAGATATCCAAACTACACATTTGACAGTAGAAAAGTTGTGCCAAGAAAAAAAGGATCCCGGTTCAGGAACAGTAAAAAGGAAATATAAAAATGTATACCGTTTTTGCTTGAGACACACTAATTTTAGGACGTTACAGCCCAATTTATAGACCTCCAAAATCCAAGAAAGGTCAAAGTCTCTAATAAGCATATTGTGCAGTTAACCATCATGGCATTGATACAGGAATAGACATGATCAACTAATATCTTACAGAGCTTTTCATGTCTGAACAATACATTGTCAGATTCAATGCTTTCATGCTCAATTAGAATACTACCGATACCAAGAGATGAGTTAAATTTAGGCTACAAGTCAGAAACAATACTGGGCAACAATCAAACAGCCCAATAACATTTGTGACTATCCACCAGACCACCTCCATGGAAAGGGATAGAGAGAAAATACAGGACACTAACAAATACAAGCACATAATAAAGAAATGTTTCTGCAGGTCTGAATGGTTCCACGAACTTTCAGCAGAGATAGAATAGGTAACATTGCAAACAAATTAGCGAATAAGAGATCTGTACAGCAACTTATTCTTATCTGAAAGATGGTGCGCCCCTTAAAGACACCTAAAAGAGCAATGGATTGCTCACTAAAAATGAGCTCTGGTGATTTTAGTAACTATGGCAATGTAATAGCTATTTAAAACATCATTTATAACACTAGATCAGTTGGTTTagcaataataataaaataaatgcgTCTACAATACATCACTACCATATAATTAATGTGCATAATCCAAGAATGCAACCGCAACTCTGCAAGAGAGCATACCTTCCACAGAACCTCTGGTGTATCAAGGGCTGGTTGTGCAATAGCAAGTTCATATATTGATCGAGCACGATCAGTCTCACTAAGGTTCTTCTCCAATTCGGCATACTTCCTCCAGGCATAACAGTTTGCTGGGGACCATTCAATATATTTCTCATAAAGAGTCCTACAACGGTCAAAGTTGCCCAGATAAAGCTCAATTTCAATATATTTCTTGAATATCTTGCCCTTTGGGGCCATTCCAATTGCATTTCCAAGAATTTGTCTTGCAGCCTTTAGATTTCTCTGCCGTATCTCAAACTGGGCCGCCATGAGCCACATCTTTGCAAACGTGAATTTCTTGTGAGGAATCAACCTCAGGCATTCCTTGTAAACCTCTCTTGTCCGTTCTCTGTCTTGTGCGTCTAGCTCCTCATAGAGTGCATAGTTAATCCAGAGGTATATGTACCTCTGCCAGTATCGCTTCTCCTCTGCAGGGGGCACGTTGGCAATGGCCCTCTCGTACACCTCCCTGATCCTGTCCTTATTCCCAACACTCTCCTCCAGCCTGATATAATCAAACCATGAGTCGTAGTTTAGTGGATTCTTCCTAACCTCATCCTCGTACTGAAATCTC
It contains:
- the LOC103643760 gene encoding crooked neck-like protein 1, translating into MALTTRGGAGGGDPAKAPSASDPSLGFLTKRDTEVKLPRATRVKNKTPAPIQITAEQILREARERQEPEIRPPKQKITDPHELSDYRLRKRKEFEDVIRRVRWSVSAWVKYARWEEQQRDFARARSVYERALDVAHRDHTLWLKYAEFEMRNRFVNHARNVWDRAVSLLPRVDQLWYKYIHMEELLGAVANARQVFERWMSWRPDTAGWNSYIKFELRYGEVERARAIYERFVAEHPRPDTFIRYAKFEMKLGEVERARRVYERAADLLADDEDAEVLFVAFAEFEERCREVERARAIYKYALDRVPKGRAEELYRKFLAFEKQFGDREGIEDAIVGKRRFQYEDEVRKNPLNYDSWFDYIRLEESVGNKDRIREVYERAIANVPPAEEKRYWQRYIYLWINYALYEELDAQDRERTREVYKECLRLIPHKKFTFAKMWLMAAQFEIRQRNLKAARQILGNAIGMAPKGKIFKKYIEIELYLGNFDRCRTLYEKYIEWSPANCYAWRKYAELEKNLSETDRARSIYELAIAQPALDTPEVLWKEYLQFEIDENEFERTRQLYERLLDRTKHLKVWISYAEFEASAGLGGEDGEDKEKKNEVSYQEQQMERVQKCRAVFERAFDYFRTSAPELKEERAMLLEEWLNKEVNFGDLGDVSLVQKKAPRKVKRKRPIPTEDGSTIAYEEYIDYIFPDEVALAPNLKILEAAYKWKKQKTGDGDE